A genomic segment from Aquila chrysaetos chrysaetos chromosome 11, bAquChr1.4, whole genome shotgun sequence encodes:
- the AFAP1L2 gene encoding actin filament-associated protein 1-like 2 isoform X2, translating to MDKYKALEQLLTELEDFLRILDKENLSSTAVVKKSFLSDLLRVYTKSSGGDEEYIYMNKVTIHKQQGDQEKQDKALDRRNSLTNGDSGLHSSPPQKSLPDLPPPKIPETKQPPVPKIESPEGYYEEAEPYDVSVNGLFGRLAAAGPRPGLQVTEGVIYATITMDGEAVSSSYESYDEEESSKGKSATHQWPSTEATIELMKDARICAFLWRKKWLGQWAKQLCVIKDTRLLCYKSSKDHSPQLDVNLLGCTVIHKEKQVRKKEHKLKIIPMNADVIVLGLQSKDQAEQWLRVIQETSGVLCEGGSEGNQYIPDSQRLSYPKVEVSERYSAASESGSSTDGHPETAETKDVKKKGTTGLKLSNLMNLGRKKSSSLDSPERSLETSSYLNVLVNSQWKSRWCQIKDGHLHFYQDKNRSKLAQQPLSLAGCEIIPEPSPDHLYSFRILHNGEERVILEAKSSEEMGHWLGLLLSESGSKTDPEEFTYDYVDADRVSCIVSAAKNSFFLMQRKYSEPNAYIDNLPKGKVQQEELYDDVDLPDLPAEEVPKSENKLEGDQDRVYLDLTPVKSFLHCAGKKSCQPSPLSSPPLERAANKAAVESAAETALMAKEAEPCSKAMETLEQKHPEKPEPDEALPRMPAVKIQTQQQNIAFPQPAPELPAGPVTAGSPQLVPAHRPKMPLPAAAVETKLGKNRTEAEVKRFTEEKERLEKEKDEIRAQLTQLRKERRELKEMLGSSTDKSLEQRLKEVEEECKRKESRRVDLELSLVEVKENLKKAESGPVTLGTAVDTTHLENAAPRIQVKSASPANSAENSPVNSATALKNRPLSVMVTGKGTVLQKAKEWEKKGAS from the exons CGCTGGATCGGAGAAACTCCCTGACCAATGGAGACTCGGGATTGCATTCATCCCCTCCTCAGAAGAGCCTGCCGGACCTCCCCCCTCCAAAG attcctgaaacaaaacaacctcCGGTCCCCAAGATCGAATCCCCAGAGGGATATTATGAAGAGGCTGAGCCATATGATGTCTCTGTAAATG GTCTTTTTGGTAGGCTTGCTGCGGCTGGACCCAGGCCAGGGTTGCAGGTTACTGAGGGCGTTATTTATGCCACAATAACGATGG ATGGTGAAGCCGTTAGTAGCTCCTATGAATCTTACGACGAAGAAGAGAGCAGCAAAGGCAAGTCAGCAACCCATCAGTGGCCATCCACAGAGGCCACCATTGAGCTGATGAAGGATGCCCGCATCTGTGCGTTCCTGTGGAGAAAGAAGTGGCTGGGACAGTGGGCAAAACAGCTGTGTGTTATCAAGGACACCAGGTTGCTG TGCTACAAGAGCTCCAAAGACCACAGCCCTCAGCTCGACGTGAATTTGCTGGGCTGCACTGTCATTCACAAGGAAAAGCAagtgaggaagaaagagcaCAAGCTGAAGATCATCCCCATGAACGCCGACGTCATcgtgctggggctgcagagTAAAGACCAGGCAGAGCAGTGGCTCAGG GTAATCCAGGAGACCAGCGGTGTGCTGTGCGAAGGAGGCAGTGAAGGCAACCAGTACATCCCAGATTCGCAGCGTCTCAGTTACCCAAAG GTGGAGGTATCCGAGAGGTACTCCGCAGCCTCCGAGAGCGGGAGCAGCACAGACGGCCACCCGGAGACAGCCGAGACGAAAGATG TTAAGAAGAAGGGCACAACTGGCCTGAAACTGAGCAACCTGATGAACCTCGGGAGGAAAAAATCTAGCTCCCTGGATAGCCCAGAGAGATCCCTGGAGACTTCAA GTTACCTGAATGTGCTAGTGAACAGCCAGTGGAAGTCCCGTTGGTGTCAGATAAAAGACGGTCACCTCCATTTCTACCAGGACAAGAACCGAAGCAAACTGGCTCAGCAGCCCCTGAGTTTGGCAGGTTGTGAAATTATCCCAGAACCAAGCCCTGATCATCTCTACTCCTTCCGCATCCTGCACAACGGGGAAGAACGGGTCATTCTGGAG GCAAAGTCCTCGGAGGAAATGGGCCACTGGCTGGGCCTCCTCTTGTCGGAGTCAGGTTCAAAAACAGACCCGGAGGAATTTACCTACGATTACGTGGATGCTGACAGGGTTTCCTGCATTGTGAGCGCGGCGAAGAACTCCTTCTT CTTAATGCAGAGGAAGTACTCTGAGCCCAACGCCTACATCGACAACCTGCCGAAGGGCAaggtgcagcaggaggagctgtACGATGATGTGGATCTGCCAGACCTGCCTGCG GAAGAAGTACCCAAGAGTGAGAACAAACTGGAGGGGGACCAAGACAGAGTGTACCTGGATCTCACCCCAGTGAAGTCCTTCCTACACTGTGCTGGCAAGAAGTCATGCCAGCCTTCACCCCTCAGCTCACCGCCTTTAGAAAGGGCTGCCAACAAGGCTGCGGTGGAGAGCGCGGCCGAGACAGCCCTCATGGCTAAGGAAGCCGAGCCCTGTAGTAAGGCGATGGAGACCTTGGAGCAG AAACACCCAGAGAAGCCAGAACCCGACGAGGCGCTGCCACGGATGCCCGCCGTCAAAATCCAGACGCAGCAGCAGAACATCGCCTTCCCGCAGCCGGCCCCCGAGCTGCCGGCGGGCCCGGTGACGGCGGGCAGTCCCCAGCTGGTGCCCGCGCACCGGCCCAAGATGCCACTGCCGG CGGCAGCAGTGGAAACCAAGCTGGGCAAGAACCGGACGGAGGCAGAGGTGAAGCGGTTTACAGAGGAGAAGGAGcggctggagaaggagaaggatgaAATCCGGGCTCAACTCACCCAGCTGCGCAAGGAGAGGCGGGAGCTGAAGGAAatgctggggagcagcacag ACAAGAGCCTGGAGCAGAGGCTGAAGGAGGTGGAAGAAGAATGCAAAAGGAAGGAGAGCCGGAGAGTGGACCTGGAGCTGAGCCTAGTGGAGGTGAAGGAGAACCTGAAGAAAGCAGAGTCTGGCCCCGTGACGCTGGGCACCGCGGTGGACACCACGCACCTGGAGAACGCAGCTCCCCGG attCAGGTAAAAAGTGCCAGTCCAGCAAATAGCGCAGAGAACTCACCAGTCAACTCAGCAACGGCTTTAAAAAACCGGCCTTTATCTGTCATGGTGACGGGGAAGGGAACAGTCCTACAGAAAGCTAAG GAATGGGAGAAGAAGGGAGCTAGTTAG
- the AFAP1L2 gene encoding actin filament-associated protein 1-like 2 isoform X1: MDKYKALEQLLTELEDFLRILDKENLSSTAVVKKSFLSDLLRVYTKSSGGDEEYIYMNKVTIHKQQGDQEKQDKALDRRNSLTNGDSGLHSSPPQKSLPDLPPPKIPETKQPPVPKIESPEGYYEEAEPYDVSVNGLFGRLAAAGPRPGLQVTEGVIYATITMEDGEAVSSSYESYDEEESSKGKSATHQWPSTEATIELMKDARICAFLWRKKWLGQWAKQLCVIKDTRLLCYKSSKDHSPQLDVNLLGCTVIHKEKQVRKKEHKLKIIPMNADVIVLGLQSKDQAEQWLRVIQETSGVLCEGGSEGNQYIPDSQRLSYPKVEVSERYSAASESGSSTDGHPETAETKDVKKKGTTGLKLSNLMNLGRKKSSSLDSPERSLETSSYLNVLVNSQWKSRWCQIKDGHLHFYQDKNRSKLAQQPLSLAGCEIIPEPSPDHLYSFRILHNGEERVILEAKSSEEMGHWLGLLLSESGSKTDPEEFTYDYVDADRVSCIVSAAKNSFFLMQRKYSEPNAYIDNLPKGKVQQEELYDDVDLPDLPAEEVPKSENKLEGDQDRVYLDLTPVKSFLHCAGKKSCQPSPLSSPPLERAANKAAVESAAETALMAKEAEPCSKAMETLEQKHPEKPEPDEALPRMPAVKIQTQQQNIAFPQPAPELPAGPVTAGSPQLVPAHRPKMPLPAAAVETKLGKNRTEAEVKRFTEEKERLEKEKDEIRAQLTQLRKERRELKEMLGSSTDKSLEQRLKEVEEECKRKESRRVDLELSLVEVKENLKKAESGPVTLGTAVDTTHLENAAPRIQVKSASPANSAENSPVNSATALKNRPLSVMVTGKGTVLQKAKEWEKKGAS, translated from the exons CGCTGGATCGGAGAAACTCCCTGACCAATGGAGACTCGGGATTGCATTCATCCCCTCCTCAGAAGAGCCTGCCGGACCTCCCCCCTCCAAAG attcctgaaacaaaacaacctcCGGTCCCCAAGATCGAATCCCCAGAGGGATATTATGAAGAGGCTGAGCCATATGATGTCTCTGTAAATG GTCTTTTTGGTAGGCTTGCTGCGGCTGGACCCAGGCCAGGGTTGCAGGTTACTGAGGGCGTTATTTATGCCACAATAACGATGG AAGATGGTGAAGCCGTTAGTAGCTCCTATGAATCTTACGACGAAGAAGAGAGCAGCAAAGGCAAGTCAGCAACCCATCAGTGGCCATCCACAGAGGCCACCATTGAGCTGATGAAGGATGCCCGCATCTGTGCGTTCCTGTGGAGAAAGAAGTGGCTGGGACAGTGGGCAAAACAGCTGTGTGTTATCAAGGACACCAGGTTGCTG TGCTACAAGAGCTCCAAAGACCACAGCCCTCAGCTCGACGTGAATTTGCTGGGCTGCACTGTCATTCACAAGGAAAAGCAagtgaggaagaaagagcaCAAGCTGAAGATCATCCCCATGAACGCCGACGTCATcgtgctggggctgcagagTAAAGACCAGGCAGAGCAGTGGCTCAGG GTAATCCAGGAGACCAGCGGTGTGCTGTGCGAAGGAGGCAGTGAAGGCAACCAGTACATCCCAGATTCGCAGCGTCTCAGTTACCCAAAG GTGGAGGTATCCGAGAGGTACTCCGCAGCCTCCGAGAGCGGGAGCAGCACAGACGGCCACCCGGAGACAGCCGAGACGAAAGATG TTAAGAAGAAGGGCACAACTGGCCTGAAACTGAGCAACCTGATGAACCTCGGGAGGAAAAAATCTAGCTCCCTGGATAGCCCAGAGAGATCCCTGGAGACTTCAA GTTACCTGAATGTGCTAGTGAACAGCCAGTGGAAGTCCCGTTGGTGTCAGATAAAAGACGGTCACCTCCATTTCTACCAGGACAAGAACCGAAGCAAACTGGCTCAGCAGCCCCTGAGTTTGGCAGGTTGTGAAATTATCCCAGAACCAAGCCCTGATCATCTCTACTCCTTCCGCATCCTGCACAACGGGGAAGAACGGGTCATTCTGGAG GCAAAGTCCTCGGAGGAAATGGGCCACTGGCTGGGCCTCCTCTTGTCGGAGTCAGGTTCAAAAACAGACCCGGAGGAATTTACCTACGATTACGTGGATGCTGACAGGGTTTCCTGCATTGTGAGCGCGGCGAAGAACTCCTTCTT CTTAATGCAGAGGAAGTACTCTGAGCCCAACGCCTACATCGACAACCTGCCGAAGGGCAaggtgcagcaggaggagctgtACGATGATGTGGATCTGCCAGACCTGCCTGCG GAAGAAGTACCCAAGAGTGAGAACAAACTGGAGGGGGACCAAGACAGAGTGTACCTGGATCTCACCCCAGTGAAGTCCTTCCTACACTGTGCTGGCAAGAAGTCATGCCAGCCTTCACCCCTCAGCTCACCGCCTTTAGAAAGGGCTGCCAACAAGGCTGCGGTGGAGAGCGCGGCCGAGACAGCCCTCATGGCTAAGGAAGCCGAGCCCTGTAGTAAGGCGATGGAGACCTTGGAGCAG AAACACCCAGAGAAGCCAGAACCCGACGAGGCGCTGCCACGGATGCCCGCCGTCAAAATCCAGACGCAGCAGCAGAACATCGCCTTCCCGCAGCCGGCCCCCGAGCTGCCGGCGGGCCCGGTGACGGCGGGCAGTCCCCAGCTGGTGCCCGCGCACCGGCCCAAGATGCCACTGCCGG CGGCAGCAGTGGAAACCAAGCTGGGCAAGAACCGGACGGAGGCAGAGGTGAAGCGGTTTACAGAGGAGAAGGAGcggctggagaaggagaaggatgaAATCCGGGCTCAACTCACCCAGCTGCGCAAGGAGAGGCGGGAGCTGAAGGAAatgctggggagcagcacag ACAAGAGCCTGGAGCAGAGGCTGAAGGAGGTGGAAGAAGAATGCAAAAGGAAGGAGAGCCGGAGAGTGGACCTGGAGCTGAGCCTAGTGGAGGTGAAGGAGAACCTGAAGAAAGCAGAGTCTGGCCCCGTGACGCTGGGCACCGCGGTGGACACCACGCACCTGGAGAACGCAGCTCCCCGG attCAGGTAAAAAGTGCCAGTCCAGCAAATAGCGCAGAGAACTCACCAGTCAACTCAGCAACGGCTTTAAAAAACCGGCCTTTATCTGTCATGGTGACGGGGAAGGGAACAGTCCTACAGAAAGCTAAG GAATGGGAGAAGAAGGGAGCTAGTTAG
- the AFAP1L2 gene encoding actin filament-associated protein 1-like 2 isoform X3, with protein MDKYKALEQLLTELEDFLRILDKENLSSTAVVKKSFLSDLLRVYTKSSGGDEEYIYMNKVTIHKQQGDQEKQDKALDRRNSLTNGDSGLHSSPPQKSLPDLPPPKIPETKQPPVPKIESPEGYYEEAEPYDVSVNEDGEAVSSSYESYDEEESSKGKSATHQWPSTEATIELMKDARICAFLWRKKWLGQWAKQLCVIKDTRLLCYKSSKDHSPQLDVNLLGCTVIHKEKQVRKKEHKLKIIPMNADVIVLGLQSKDQAEQWLRVIQETSGVLCEGGSEGNQYIPDSQRLSYPKVEVSERYSAASESGSSTDGHPETAETKDVKKKGTTGLKLSNLMNLGRKKSSSLDSPERSLETSSYLNVLVNSQWKSRWCQIKDGHLHFYQDKNRSKLAQQPLSLAGCEIIPEPSPDHLYSFRILHNGEERVILEAKSSEEMGHWLGLLLSESGSKTDPEEFTYDYVDADRVSCIVSAAKNSFFLMQRKYSEPNAYIDNLPKGKVQQEELYDDVDLPDLPAEEVPKSENKLEGDQDRVYLDLTPVKSFLHCAGKKSCQPSPLSSPPLERAANKAAVESAAETALMAKEAEPCSKAMETLEQKHPEKPEPDEALPRMPAVKIQTQQQNIAFPQPAPELPAGPVTAGSPQLVPAHRPKMPLPAAAVETKLGKNRTEAEVKRFTEEKERLEKEKDEIRAQLTQLRKERRELKEMLGSSTDKSLEQRLKEVEEECKRKESRRVDLELSLVEVKENLKKAESGPVTLGTAVDTTHLENAAPRIQVKSASPANSAENSPVNSATALKNRPLSVMVTGKGTVLQKAKEWEKKGAS; from the exons CGCTGGATCGGAGAAACTCCCTGACCAATGGAGACTCGGGATTGCATTCATCCCCTCCTCAGAAGAGCCTGCCGGACCTCCCCCCTCCAAAG attcctgaaacaaaacaacctcCGGTCCCCAAGATCGAATCCCCAGAGGGATATTATGAAGAGGCTGAGCCATATGATGTCTCTGTAAATG AAGATGGTGAAGCCGTTAGTAGCTCCTATGAATCTTACGACGAAGAAGAGAGCAGCAAAGGCAAGTCAGCAACCCATCAGTGGCCATCCACAGAGGCCACCATTGAGCTGATGAAGGATGCCCGCATCTGTGCGTTCCTGTGGAGAAAGAAGTGGCTGGGACAGTGGGCAAAACAGCTGTGTGTTATCAAGGACACCAGGTTGCTG TGCTACAAGAGCTCCAAAGACCACAGCCCTCAGCTCGACGTGAATTTGCTGGGCTGCACTGTCATTCACAAGGAAAAGCAagtgaggaagaaagagcaCAAGCTGAAGATCATCCCCATGAACGCCGACGTCATcgtgctggggctgcagagTAAAGACCAGGCAGAGCAGTGGCTCAGG GTAATCCAGGAGACCAGCGGTGTGCTGTGCGAAGGAGGCAGTGAAGGCAACCAGTACATCCCAGATTCGCAGCGTCTCAGTTACCCAAAG GTGGAGGTATCCGAGAGGTACTCCGCAGCCTCCGAGAGCGGGAGCAGCACAGACGGCCACCCGGAGACAGCCGAGACGAAAGATG TTAAGAAGAAGGGCACAACTGGCCTGAAACTGAGCAACCTGATGAACCTCGGGAGGAAAAAATCTAGCTCCCTGGATAGCCCAGAGAGATCCCTGGAGACTTCAA GTTACCTGAATGTGCTAGTGAACAGCCAGTGGAAGTCCCGTTGGTGTCAGATAAAAGACGGTCACCTCCATTTCTACCAGGACAAGAACCGAAGCAAACTGGCTCAGCAGCCCCTGAGTTTGGCAGGTTGTGAAATTATCCCAGAACCAAGCCCTGATCATCTCTACTCCTTCCGCATCCTGCACAACGGGGAAGAACGGGTCATTCTGGAG GCAAAGTCCTCGGAGGAAATGGGCCACTGGCTGGGCCTCCTCTTGTCGGAGTCAGGTTCAAAAACAGACCCGGAGGAATTTACCTACGATTACGTGGATGCTGACAGGGTTTCCTGCATTGTGAGCGCGGCGAAGAACTCCTTCTT CTTAATGCAGAGGAAGTACTCTGAGCCCAACGCCTACATCGACAACCTGCCGAAGGGCAaggtgcagcaggaggagctgtACGATGATGTGGATCTGCCAGACCTGCCTGCG GAAGAAGTACCCAAGAGTGAGAACAAACTGGAGGGGGACCAAGACAGAGTGTACCTGGATCTCACCCCAGTGAAGTCCTTCCTACACTGTGCTGGCAAGAAGTCATGCCAGCCTTCACCCCTCAGCTCACCGCCTTTAGAAAGGGCTGCCAACAAGGCTGCGGTGGAGAGCGCGGCCGAGACAGCCCTCATGGCTAAGGAAGCCGAGCCCTGTAGTAAGGCGATGGAGACCTTGGAGCAG AAACACCCAGAGAAGCCAGAACCCGACGAGGCGCTGCCACGGATGCCCGCCGTCAAAATCCAGACGCAGCAGCAGAACATCGCCTTCCCGCAGCCGGCCCCCGAGCTGCCGGCGGGCCCGGTGACGGCGGGCAGTCCCCAGCTGGTGCCCGCGCACCGGCCCAAGATGCCACTGCCGG CGGCAGCAGTGGAAACCAAGCTGGGCAAGAACCGGACGGAGGCAGAGGTGAAGCGGTTTACAGAGGAGAAGGAGcggctggagaaggagaaggatgaAATCCGGGCTCAACTCACCCAGCTGCGCAAGGAGAGGCGGGAGCTGAAGGAAatgctggggagcagcacag ACAAGAGCCTGGAGCAGAGGCTGAAGGAGGTGGAAGAAGAATGCAAAAGGAAGGAGAGCCGGAGAGTGGACCTGGAGCTGAGCCTAGTGGAGGTGAAGGAGAACCTGAAGAAAGCAGAGTCTGGCCCCGTGACGCTGGGCACCGCGGTGGACACCACGCACCTGGAGAACGCAGCTCCCCGG attCAGGTAAAAAGTGCCAGTCCAGCAAATAGCGCAGAGAACTCACCAGTCAACTCAGCAACGGCTTTAAAAAACCGGCCTTTATCTGTCATGGTGACGGGGAAGGGAACAGTCCTACAGAAAGCTAAG GAATGGGAGAAGAAGGGAGCTAGTTAG
- the AFAP1L2 gene encoding actin filament-associated protein 1-like 2 isoform X4: MDKYKALEQLLTELEDFLRILDKENLSSTAVVKKSFLSDLLRVYTKSSGGDEEYIYMNKVTIHKQQGDQEKQDKALDRRNSLTNGDSGLHSSPPQKSLPDLPPPKIPETKQPPVPKIESPEGYYEEAEPYDVSVNDGEAVSSSYESYDEEESSKGKSATHQWPSTEATIELMKDARICAFLWRKKWLGQWAKQLCVIKDTRLLCYKSSKDHSPQLDVNLLGCTVIHKEKQVRKKEHKLKIIPMNADVIVLGLQSKDQAEQWLRVIQETSGVLCEGGSEGNQYIPDSQRLSYPKVEVSERYSAASESGSSTDGHPETAETKDVKKKGTTGLKLSNLMNLGRKKSSSLDSPERSLETSSYLNVLVNSQWKSRWCQIKDGHLHFYQDKNRSKLAQQPLSLAGCEIIPEPSPDHLYSFRILHNGEERVILEAKSSEEMGHWLGLLLSESGSKTDPEEFTYDYVDADRVSCIVSAAKNSFFLMQRKYSEPNAYIDNLPKGKVQQEELYDDVDLPDLPAEEVPKSENKLEGDQDRVYLDLTPVKSFLHCAGKKSCQPSPLSSPPLERAANKAAVESAAETALMAKEAEPCSKAMETLEQKHPEKPEPDEALPRMPAVKIQTQQQNIAFPQPAPELPAGPVTAGSPQLVPAHRPKMPLPAAAVETKLGKNRTEAEVKRFTEEKERLEKEKDEIRAQLTQLRKERRELKEMLGSSTDKSLEQRLKEVEEECKRKESRRVDLELSLVEVKENLKKAESGPVTLGTAVDTTHLENAAPRIQVKSASPANSAENSPVNSATALKNRPLSVMVTGKGTVLQKAKEWEKKGAS, encoded by the exons CGCTGGATCGGAGAAACTCCCTGACCAATGGAGACTCGGGATTGCATTCATCCCCTCCTCAGAAGAGCCTGCCGGACCTCCCCCCTCCAAAG attcctgaaacaaaacaacctcCGGTCCCCAAGATCGAATCCCCAGAGGGATATTATGAAGAGGCTGAGCCATATGATGTCTCTGTAAATG ATGGTGAAGCCGTTAGTAGCTCCTATGAATCTTACGACGAAGAAGAGAGCAGCAAAGGCAAGTCAGCAACCCATCAGTGGCCATCCACAGAGGCCACCATTGAGCTGATGAAGGATGCCCGCATCTGTGCGTTCCTGTGGAGAAAGAAGTGGCTGGGACAGTGGGCAAAACAGCTGTGTGTTATCAAGGACACCAGGTTGCTG TGCTACAAGAGCTCCAAAGACCACAGCCCTCAGCTCGACGTGAATTTGCTGGGCTGCACTGTCATTCACAAGGAAAAGCAagtgaggaagaaagagcaCAAGCTGAAGATCATCCCCATGAACGCCGACGTCATcgtgctggggctgcagagTAAAGACCAGGCAGAGCAGTGGCTCAGG GTAATCCAGGAGACCAGCGGTGTGCTGTGCGAAGGAGGCAGTGAAGGCAACCAGTACATCCCAGATTCGCAGCGTCTCAGTTACCCAAAG GTGGAGGTATCCGAGAGGTACTCCGCAGCCTCCGAGAGCGGGAGCAGCACAGACGGCCACCCGGAGACAGCCGAGACGAAAGATG TTAAGAAGAAGGGCACAACTGGCCTGAAACTGAGCAACCTGATGAACCTCGGGAGGAAAAAATCTAGCTCCCTGGATAGCCCAGAGAGATCCCTGGAGACTTCAA GTTACCTGAATGTGCTAGTGAACAGCCAGTGGAAGTCCCGTTGGTGTCAGATAAAAGACGGTCACCTCCATTTCTACCAGGACAAGAACCGAAGCAAACTGGCTCAGCAGCCCCTGAGTTTGGCAGGTTGTGAAATTATCCCAGAACCAAGCCCTGATCATCTCTACTCCTTCCGCATCCTGCACAACGGGGAAGAACGGGTCATTCTGGAG GCAAAGTCCTCGGAGGAAATGGGCCACTGGCTGGGCCTCCTCTTGTCGGAGTCAGGTTCAAAAACAGACCCGGAGGAATTTACCTACGATTACGTGGATGCTGACAGGGTTTCCTGCATTGTGAGCGCGGCGAAGAACTCCTTCTT CTTAATGCAGAGGAAGTACTCTGAGCCCAACGCCTACATCGACAACCTGCCGAAGGGCAaggtgcagcaggaggagctgtACGATGATGTGGATCTGCCAGACCTGCCTGCG GAAGAAGTACCCAAGAGTGAGAACAAACTGGAGGGGGACCAAGACAGAGTGTACCTGGATCTCACCCCAGTGAAGTCCTTCCTACACTGTGCTGGCAAGAAGTCATGCCAGCCTTCACCCCTCAGCTCACCGCCTTTAGAAAGGGCTGCCAACAAGGCTGCGGTGGAGAGCGCGGCCGAGACAGCCCTCATGGCTAAGGAAGCCGAGCCCTGTAGTAAGGCGATGGAGACCTTGGAGCAG AAACACCCAGAGAAGCCAGAACCCGACGAGGCGCTGCCACGGATGCCCGCCGTCAAAATCCAGACGCAGCAGCAGAACATCGCCTTCCCGCAGCCGGCCCCCGAGCTGCCGGCGGGCCCGGTGACGGCGGGCAGTCCCCAGCTGGTGCCCGCGCACCGGCCCAAGATGCCACTGCCGG CGGCAGCAGTGGAAACCAAGCTGGGCAAGAACCGGACGGAGGCAGAGGTGAAGCGGTTTACAGAGGAGAAGGAGcggctggagaaggagaaggatgaAATCCGGGCTCAACTCACCCAGCTGCGCAAGGAGAGGCGGGAGCTGAAGGAAatgctggggagcagcacag ACAAGAGCCTGGAGCAGAGGCTGAAGGAGGTGGAAGAAGAATGCAAAAGGAAGGAGAGCCGGAGAGTGGACCTGGAGCTGAGCCTAGTGGAGGTGAAGGAGAACCTGAAGAAAGCAGAGTCTGGCCCCGTGACGCTGGGCACCGCGGTGGACACCACGCACCTGGAGAACGCAGCTCCCCGG attCAGGTAAAAAGTGCCAGTCCAGCAAATAGCGCAGAGAACTCACCAGTCAACTCAGCAACGGCTTTAAAAAACCGGCCTTTATCTGTCATGGTGACGGGGAAGGGAACAGTCCTACAGAAAGCTAAG GAATGGGAGAAGAAGGGAGCTAGTTAG